Proteins from a genomic interval of Alosa alosa isolate M-15738 ecotype Scorff River chromosome 8, AALO_Geno_1.1, whole genome shotgun sequence:
- the LOC125299765 gene encoding uncharacterized protein LOC125299765: MDIEGWSYLEGFHFCFTTLTTVGFGDFVAGVDPDIEYPTLYRFIVEVWIFMGLAWLSLFFSWNVYMVVEAHKVFKKRRYQRRHRFSLEERRQHEETQVSVHSHGAAEPKPSVIDIFNYLTVREEDYGAIIKQIGSEPNTERKKKKKKVTIQEVTIQDVPRSKSCNDILNDMGVIMTLEHSPRLKRRFSISDNIFSIVSMAKGSIVPDTEHDEKQVLLEDSGEDQSPEGNSPESSSPQQEDIVKRWCSWDSTEPNPTSTQSQNGTAEQEVKTNKEEVEDGSENRFTVSKVAEDALKEEEEEEGEG, translated from the exons ATGGACATTGAGGGATGGTCTTATCTGGAGGGATTTCACTTCTGCTTCACCACTCTCACCACAGTGGGCTTCGGGGACTTTGTTGCAG GTGTGGACCCAGACATCGAATACCCAACTCTGTACCGGTTTATTGTGGAGGTTTGGATCTTCATGGGACTGGCCTGGCTGTCCTTGTTCTTCAGCTGGAATGTCTACATGGTGGTGGAGGCCCACAAGGTGTTTAAGAAGCGCCGGTACCAGCGGCGGCACCGATTCTCCCTCGAGGAGCGCCGACAGCACGAGGAGACTCAGGTGTCGGTCCACTCGCATGGCGCGGCCGAGCCGAAGCCCAGTGTCATTGACATCTTCAACTACCTGACAGTGCGGGAGGAGGACTATGGTGCCATCATCAAGCAGATTGGCTCCGAGCCCAATacggagaggaagaaaaagaagaagaaggtgACCATCCAGGAGGTGACCATCCAGGACGTGCCACGCTCCAAGAGCTGCAACGACATCCTCAACGACATGGGCGTCATCATGACGCTCGAGCACTCGCCCCGTCTCAAGCGGCGCTTCAGCATCAGCGACAACATCTTCTCCATCGTCTCCATGGCCAAAGGGTCAATAGTGCCCGACACAGAGCACGACGAGAAGCAGGTTCTCCTGGAGGACTCAGGTGAAGACCAGAGCCCAGAGGGAAACTCCCCAGAGAGCAGCTCACCGCAGCAGGAGGACATTGTTAAACGCTGGTGCTCGTGGGACAGCACAGAACCCAACCCAACATCAACACAGAGCCAAAATGGCACGGCAGAACAGGAAGTGAAGACAAATAAAGAGGAAGTGGAGGATGGCAGTGAGAACAGGTTCACTGTGAGTAAAGTGGCAGAAGATGCTCttaaagaagaggaggaggaggagggtgaaggATGA
- the LOC125299367 gene encoding fos-related antigen 2-like isoform X1, whose protein sequence is MSQENFEDTPSTSTESAERKLPWDLSEFSSSAQQINHLRMPIPSSAFVPTINAIASSQDLQWMVQPAVLGSVSGHGVPSHPYSRPITHTTHSEHARPGVIHAIGNTSWQRKRTQQLSPEEEEKQRLRRERNKLAAAKCRNRRRELTDLLQGETDRLEQEQASLHQQVDSLRDERARLELLLTTHSSVCSLPQKEPPCSGMYPADMPLSSSTAPLEVKREPEEEAKEGALYHLKRKALLETEDQYELKDAYSSQSATGYNFSYRFVDCPSSETDSSLSYTDELLNNSITKAQSTDNSRGSHYSDVRVLSSPSL, encoded by the exons aTGAGCCAAGAGAACTTTGAGGATACTCCTTCAACCTCAACAGAGAGTGCCGAAAGAAAACTGCCGTGGGACCTCAGCGAGTTCAGCTCATCAGCACAACAG ATAAATCACCTAAGAATGCCAATCCCCAGCAGTGCCTTCGTCCCCACCATAAATGCAATAGCCTCTAGCCAGGACCTACAGTGGATGGTCCAGCCAGCTGTCCTAGGGTCCGTGTCAGGCCACGGTGTTCCGTCACACCCATACAGCCGGCCCatcacccacaccacccacagtGAACATGCTCGGCCAGGTGTCATACACGCCATAGGAAACACCAGTTGGCAGCGGAAGAGAACTCAACAG CTGAGccccgaggaggaggagaagcagagGCTAAGGAGGGAGCGGAACAAGCTGGCCGCTGCCAAGTGCCGGAACCGGAGGAGGGAACTGACGGACCTCCTGCAAGGG GAGACAGACCGTCTGGAACAGGAGCAGGCCAGCCTCCACCAGCAGGTGGACTCCCTTCGGGATGAGCGTGCCCGCCTGGAGCTCCTGCTCACCACCCACTCCTCCGTCTGCAGCCTCCCCCAGAAGGAGCCCCCCTGCTCGGGCATGTACCCCGCCGACATGCCCCTGAGCTCCAGCACAGCACCCCTGGAGGTGAAGCGAGAACCGGAGGAGGAGGCCAAAGAGGGGGCGCTATACCATTTAAAGCGGAAAGCTCTGCTTGAGACCGAGGACcagtatgaactcaaagatgcATACAGCTCTCAGTCGGCCACAGGGTACAATTTTAGCTACAGGTTCGTCGACTGCCCATCCTCGGAGACAGACAGCTCTCTGTCGTACACTGACGAGCTGCTGAATAACTCTATCACAAAGGCTCAGTCTACTGATAACAGCAGAGGCTCACACTATAGCGATGTCAGGGTGTTAAGCTCACCCTCACTCTAA
- the LOC125299367 gene encoding fos-related antigen 2-like isoform X2, with protein sequence MPIPSSAFVPTINAIASSQDLQWMVQPAVLGSVSGHGVPSHPYSRPITHTTHSEHARPGVIHAIGNTSWQRKRTQQLSPEEEEKQRLRRERNKLAAAKCRNRRRELTDLLQGETDRLEQEQASLHQQVDSLRDERARLELLLTTHSSVCSLPQKEPPCSGMYPADMPLSSSTAPLEVKREPEEEAKEGALYHLKRKALLETEDQYELKDAYSSQSATGYNFSYRFVDCPSSETDSSLSYTDELLNNSITKAQSTDNSRGSHYSDVRVLSSPSL encoded by the exons ATGCCAATCCCCAGCAGTGCCTTCGTCCCCACCATAAATGCAATAGCCTCTAGCCAGGACCTACAGTGGATGGTCCAGCCAGCTGTCCTAGGGTCCGTGTCAGGCCACGGTGTTCCGTCACACCCATACAGCCGGCCCatcacccacaccacccacagtGAACATGCTCGGCCAGGTGTCATACACGCCATAGGAAACACCAGTTGGCAGCGGAAGAGAACTCAACAG CTGAGccccgaggaggaggagaagcagagGCTAAGGAGGGAGCGGAACAAGCTGGCCGCTGCCAAGTGCCGGAACCGGAGGAGGGAACTGACGGACCTCCTGCAAGGG GAGACAGACCGTCTGGAACAGGAGCAGGCCAGCCTCCACCAGCAGGTGGACTCCCTTCGGGATGAGCGTGCCCGCCTGGAGCTCCTGCTCACCACCCACTCCTCCGTCTGCAGCCTCCCCCAGAAGGAGCCCCCCTGCTCGGGCATGTACCCCGCCGACATGCCCCTGAGCTCCAGCACAGCACCCCTGGAGGTGAAGCGAGAACCGGAGGAGGAGGCCAAAGAGGGGGCGCTATACCATTTAAAGCGGAAAGCTCTGCTTGAGACCGAGGACcagtatgaactcaaagatgcATACAGCTCTCAGTCGGCCACAGGGTACAATTTTAGCTACAGGTTCGTCGACTGCCCATCCTCGGAGACAGACAGCTCTCTGTCGTACACTGACGAGCTGCTGAATAACTCTATCACAAAGGCTCAGTCTACTGATAACAGCAGAGGCTCACACTATAGCGATGTCAGGGTGTTAAGCTCACCCTCACTCTAA